A single window of Halobacillus naozhouensis DNA harbors:
- a CDS encoding MaoC family dehydratase N-terminal domain-containing protein, whose translation MLTDSIGKRSGKVKNIVERGAVKKFAEAIDDAHPIFICEKTGRQSRYRANIAPPTFPRVFDYGVIEGLDLPKKGLIHGEQLYHYERPLLVGEEIHCYQEVHDYYERNGKSGEMGFLQIKRYGEDSDGQLIFTEEQVVIITEAVRKGMKV comes from the coding sequence ATGTTAACGGATAGTATTGGAAAACGATCCGGAAAAGTAAAGAACATAGTCGAAAGAGGGGCGGTCAAGAAGTTTGCGGAGGCAATTGACGATGCCCATCCGATCTTCATTTGCGAGAAAACTGGGCGGCAATCACGTTATCGCGCTAACATTGCTCCGCCTACTTTTCCAAGAGTGTTTGATTATGGAGTCATCGAAGGTTTGGATTTGCCGAAAAAAGGGTTGATCCACGGTGAACAACTCTATCATTATGAACGGCCGCTGCTCGTAGGCGAGGAAATCCACTGTTATCAGGAAGTACATGACTACTATGAGCGAAATGGAAAAAGTGGTGAAATGGGATTTTTGCAAATTAAACGCTATGGGGAAGACTCTGATGGCCAGCTGATTTTTACTGAAGAGCAGGTCGTCATCATTACGGAGGCGGTTCGAAAGGGGATGAAGGTGTGA
- a CDS encoding acyl-CoA dehydrogenase family protein codes for MHLRLTDEQQMVKETIRKFVEKELMPLENKVLRNEREGKPSLSPEKMQELQLKAKEAGFWGINTPEEYGGADLGQMMLAIVQMEVARTFVPFQFGGSADNILYYGNEEQKEKYLLPTINGEKKSCFAMTEPDAGSDTRNIRMTAVKDANEWVLNGEKTFITGGNEADFVMVIAITDKELHQSSGGRKGVTCFIADRSMGWKSEYIDTMGEWGPAGLVFDNVRVPEENILGEVNGGYDLGLEWIGFARWIVGARAVGSAERLLNMAIDYANERKTFGKPIAARQAIQWQIADSAVEIEAAKWLVLNAAFTLDQGEDNRHAASMAKLYGSNMGNRVVDRVLQIHGGMGYTRELPIERWYREARLWRIYDGTDEIQRLIISRNLLRGHVKIG; via the coding sequence ATGCATTTACGGTTAACAGATGAACAGCAAATGGTGAAAGAAACGATAAGGAAGTTTGTAGAAAAGGAGTTAATGCCTTTAGAAAATAAGGTGCTCCGCAATGAACGGGAGGGCAAGCCGAGTCTCTCGCCCGAAAAAATGCAAGAGCTGCAGCTGAAAGCGAAGGAAGCCGGGTTCTGGGGAATCAATACTCCGGAAGAATACGGTGGGGCTGATCTTGGCCAAATGATGCTGGCAATTGTTCAAATGGAGGTGGCGAGGACATTCGTACCGTTCCAGTTTGGCGGTTCGGCGGATAACATCCTTTATTATGGAAATGAGGAGCAGAAGGAGAAATACCTCCTCCCCACCATCAATGGGGAGAAAAAGTCTTGTTTTGCCATGACGGAACCGGATGCGGGTTCGGATACAAGGAATATTCGCATGACGGCTGTCAAAGATGCCAACGAGTGGGTGTTAAATGGTGAAAAAACTTTTATAACCGGCGGGAACGAGGCTGATTTTGTCATGGTGATTGCGATCACTGATAAGGAGCTGCACCAGTCTTCTGGAGGTCGTAAAGGGGTAACCTGCTTCATTGCGGATCGGTCGATGGGTTGGAAATCTGAGTATATTGATACGATGGGTGAATGGGGTCCGGCGGGGTTAGTTTTCGATAATGTCAGGGTTCCGGAGGAGAATATTTTAGGCGAAGTGAATGGTGGATATGACCTCGGTCTTGAGTGGATTGGCTTCGCGAGGTGGATTGTTGGAGCGCGTGCCGTTGGTTCAGCGGAGCGGCTGTTAAACATGGCGATTGACTATGCGAATGAGCGCAAAACGTTTGGAAAACCAATCGCGGCCAGGCAGGCGATTCAGTGGCAAATTGCCGATTCAGCTGTGGAAATTGAAGCGGCTAAATGGCTTGTGCTTAATGCGGCCTTCACACTAGATCAGGGTGAGGACAACCGTCATGCGGCTTCAATGGCTAAGTTATATGGTTCTAATATGGGAAATCGGGTTGTAGATCGTGTGTTGCAGATTCACGGTGGCATGGGCTATACAAGAGAGCTGCCGATTGAGCGCTGGTACCGGGAGGCGCGGTTGTGGAGAATTTATGATGGTACAGATGAGATCCAGCGTTTAATTATTTCTAGGAATCTATTACGGGGACATGTAAAAATAGGATAA
- a CDS encoding MaoC/PaaZ C-terminal domain-containing protein: protein MSVLTELAVGESLQPVTLDPVSRLDLIKYAGASGDYNPIHTIDEEAEKAGLPGIIAHGMWTMGNLSKLFTPYYEEGFIEDYTIRFKGMVFLNDEVTLHAVLIENKEEKLNFDVKATNQDGKEVIKGNVAFRKA, encoded by the coding sequence GTGAGTGTGCTAACGGAGCTAGCAGTTGGTGAGTCGCTACAGCCAGTTACGCTTGACCCAGTTTCGCGTCTGGATTTGATTAAATATGCCGGGGCATCGGGGGATTATAATCCAATTCATACAATTGATGAAGAAGCAGAGAAGGCTGGTTTGCCAGGGATTATCGCCCACGGCATGTGGACGATGGGGAATCTATCTAAACTTTTCACTCCCTATTATGAGGAAGGGTTTATCGAGGATTACACGATCAGGTTTAAAGGCATGGTTTTTCTAAACGATGAAGTAACGTTACATGCTGTTTTAATCGAAAACAAGGAAGAAAAACTGAATTTTGACGTGAAGGCGACTAATCAGGATGGCAAAGAAGTCATTAAGGGCAATGTAGCCTTTCGCAAAGCGTAA
- a CDS encoding acyl-CoA dehydrogenase codes for MQFEYSEKVQQLQERLNAFMEEYVYPNESVYEEQLNENARFSEVPPIIEELKEKAKEQGLWNLFLPDSEAGAGLSNIEYAPLCEIMGRSSIAPEVFNCAAPDTGNMELLERYGTKEQKEKWLAPLLDGEIRSCFSMTEPDVASSDATNIKTSIVRDGDEYVVNGTKWWSSGAGDPRCKIAIVMGKNNPDAAKHEQQSMILVPLDTPGVTIKRTLPVFGYDHAPHGHAEIDYDNVRVPAANLIWGEGKGFAIAQGRLGPGRIHHCMRTIGAAERALEDLCKRVNERETFGKKLADQGVIREWIADSRIDIEQARLLTLKAAYMMDTVGNKEAKAEIAMIKVVAPNMALKVIDRAIQAFGAAGVSDDYSLAAKWANIRTLRLADGPDEVHRRAIARAELKKYQ; via the coding sequence ATGCAATTTGAATACTCGGAAAAAGTTCAACAGTTGCAGGAACGACTAAATGCGTTTATGGAAGAATACGTCTATCCGAATGAGTCGGTGTATGAAGAGCAGCTAAACGAGAACGCACGTTTCTCTGAAGTTCCGCCAATTATAGAAGAATTGAAAGAGAAGGCGAAGGAGCAAGGCTTGTGGAATTTATTTTTACCGGACAGCGAAGCCGGGGCTGGGTTATCGAACATCGAATATGCTCCGTTATGTGAAATTATGGGACGTTCGAGCATTGCCCCTGAGGTGTTCAATTGTGCAGCCCCTGATACAGGCAATATGGAGCTGCTGGAACGGTATGGCACAAAGGAGCAGAAGGAAAAGTGGCTGGCTCCGTTACTGGATGGAGAAATCCGTTCTTGTTTTTCTATGACAGAACCTGATGTGGCTTCTTCAGATGCGACGAACATTAAAACGAGTATTGTTCGCGACGGCGATGAGTATGTGGTCAATGGAACGAAATGGTGGTCATCCGGGGCGGGAGATCCGCGGTGCAAGATTGCCATCGTCATGGGCAAAAACAATCCAGATGCCGCAAAACATGAGCAGCAATCGATGATTCTCGTTCCTCTGGATACACCTGGGGTCACGATTAAAAGAACGCTTCCGGTGTTCGGGTATGATCATGCTCCACATGGTCATGCTGAGATTGACTACGACAACGTCCGAGTTCCTGCTGCGAATCTGATTTGGGGCGAAGGAAAGGGGTTCGCCATCGCACAAGGAAGGCTCGGACCGGGACGCATTCATCATTGCATGCGAACGATCGGTGCCGCCGAGCGGGCGCTCGAGGATCTCTGCAAGCGGGTCAATGAACGGGAGACTTTTGGCAAAAAGCTTGCTGATCAAGGTGTGATCAGGGAATGGATTGCTGATTCTCGCATCGATATTGAGCAAGCTAGATTACTAACGTTAAAAGCCGCTTACATGATGGATACGGTTGGCAACAAAGAGGCCAAAGCGGAAATCGCGATGATCAAAGTGGTAGCGCCAAACATGGCCTTAAAGGTGATTGACCGCGCCATTCAGGCCTTTGGGGCAGCGGGGGTAAGCGATGACTACTCGTTAGCCGCTAAATGGGCGAATATCCGCACATTGCGTTTAGCCGACGGGCCGGATGAAGTTCACCGCCGAGCGATTGCCCGAGCAGAACTGAAAAAATATCAATAG
- a CDS encoding PIG-L family deacetylase, translated as MKKFSLLFLIVMLLVPLAARISSYGEEKAKPDVELWNTLKPLDTTLSFLNTGAHPDDERSHLLAYLSRGLGIRTASLIANRGEGGQNEIGKELGNALGIIRSNEMKEASKVTGVEVFHLSQTTNDPIYDFGFSKSPEETLEKWGEELTYERFIRRIRTYKPDILFPSFLNVESQHGHHRAINLLTVKAFEDAADPTVFPEQLEEGLSTWQVKKLYLPANSEKATTSLEIGKKDPIYGMTYPQLGEKSRYLHKSQGMGEDIPAEPETVHLKLAKSVTEIPSKEGMFDGLAYDFKEISARLKNGHPAVSAKLTHFQKTLDKVIEQYPDRSQALKKSHVALKEVRRLQSKIEESGLKAKEKEDILFRLDVKEKQLTEVSKVASSLEVETMVEDATLVQDGQTKVTVTMKNNGKYLLRNVHATLSLPRGWTIEHTLETFHLKAGENKTIEFVVNVPSNAEYFKPYDDPSIQSELTYSVGPTKVKQSYQTESTVAILPDVSVQTNPTSLVVNTLDIPKKVTIEAEVQNNTSGSLKASVELDVPDGWSVDPAAKPVTFIEENETKTIVFTVSPGEKVSKGKFTLQPVVKANGKSLSTHVQKIDYEHINTSYYLQPAKIEGVAFDLKLPDKLKVGYIDSGFDKVANHLQGIGMDVTKLGVENLQSGDLTQYDTIVTGVRAYLSREDLRKNNELLLQYVEDGGHLVVQYNKPWDNWDPEQTPPYNLVIGQPSIQWRVTDETAEVAVQKPNHPLFNYPNSITEKDWSNWIQERGLYYPMEWDERFETFVSMADPNGEHYEGGILMADYGDGTYLYTNLVWYRQIQNQVPGGYRIFTNLVSYPLHNE; from the coding sequence ATGAAAAAGTTTTCGTTATTATTTCTGATCGTGATGTTGCTTGTTCCATTGGCTGCTCGAATATCATCATATGGGGAAGAGAAAGCGAAACCGGATGTTGAGCTCTGGAATACACTGAAGCCGTTAGATACGACACTCAGTTTCTTGAATACGGGAGCGCACCCTGACGATGAGCGCAGTCACTTGCTTGCTTATTTGTCGAGAGGACTTGGAATCCGAACAGCCAGCTTGATTGCCAATCGCGGAGAAGGCGGACAAAATGAGATCGGTAAAGAGCTTGGCAATGCATTGGGAATCATCCGCTCAAACGAAATGAAGGAAGCCTCAAAGGTTACAGGTGTCGAGGTGTTTCATTTGAGCCAAACGACCAATGATCCTATTTACGATTTTGGTTTTTCCAAGAGTCCTGAAGAGACGCTAGAAAAATGGGGAGAAGAACTTACTTACGAACGATTTATCCGTAGAATTCGAACCTATAAGCCTGATATCTTATTCCCGTCGTTTTTAAATGTTGAATCGCAGCATGGCCATCACAGGGCGATTAACCTATTAACAGTAAAAGCATTTGAGGACGCAGCCGACCCCACTGTTTTTCCAGAACAGCTTGAAGAAGGGCTGTCTACATGGCAAGTGAAGAAACTGTATCTTCCTGCCAACTCAGAAAAGGCAACAACCTCACTCGAAATTGGAAAAAAGGATCCTATTTATGGCATGACCTACCCGCAGTTGGGTGAGAAATCGCGTTATCTTCACAAGAGTCAGGGAATGGGGGAAGACATCCCGGCTGAACCTGAGACGGTGCATTTAAAACTAGCCAAATCGGTTACGGAGATTCCAAGTAAGGAAGGCATGTTTGATGGTTTAGCTTACGACTTCAAGGAAATCAGTGCTCGCCTAAAGAATGGACATCCGGCTGTTAGTGCTAAACTGACACACTTCCAGAAAACACTTGATAAAGTGATCGAACAATATCCAGATCGCTCTCAAGCTTTGAAAAAATCTCATGTAGCGCTTAAAGAAGTGAGACGTTTACAATCAAAAATTGAAGAAAGCGGTTTGAAAGCCAAGGAAAAAGAAGACATCTTGTTCCGCCTTGACGTGAAAGAGAAGCAGCTTACTGAAGTAAGTAAAGTCGCTTCCAGTTTGGAAGTTGAAACAATGGTTGAAGATGCAACACTCGTTCAAGATGGGCAGACGAAGGTAACCGTTACTATGAAAAATAATGGAAAATACCTTCTCAGAAATGTTCATGCGACTTTAAGCCTTCCTAGAGGGTGGACGATTGAACATACTTTGGAAACTTTCCATTTGAAAGCCGGGGAGAATAAAACCATAGAATTTGTTGTCAACGTCCCTTCTAACGCTGAATACTTTAAACCATATGATGATCCTAGTATTCAGTCAGAACTAACCTATTCGGTTGGTCCTACCAAGGTAAAACAAAGTTACCAGACCGAGAGTACAGTGGCTATTTTACCCGATGTTTCCGTACAGACGAATCCAACCAGCTTAGTAGTGAATACACTAGACATTCCGAAAAAAGTGACCATAGAAGCCGAAGTTCAAAATAATACTTCCGGATCGCTTAAGGCATCCGTGGAACTTGATGTACCTGATGGCTGGTCGGTAGATCCTGCAGCGAAGCCTGTAACTTTTATTGAAGAGAACGAAACAAAAACAATCGTCTTCACAGTTTCCCCTGGAGAAAAAGTTAGTAAAGGGAAATTTACTCTTCAGCCCGTAGTAAAAGCGAATGGAAAGTCGTTAAGTACACACGTACAAAAAATTGATTATGAACATATCAATACCTCGTACTACTTGCAGCCGGCTAAAATTGAAGGAGTAGCTTTCGATTTGAAACTGCCCGACAAACTAAAGGTCGGCTACATCGACAGCGGCTTTGATAAAGTAGCCAATCATTTGCAAGGCATTGGAATGGATGTCACTAAACTCGGAGTTGAAAATTTGCAATCTGGAGATTTAACCCAATATGACACCATCGTCACCGGCGTCAGGGCGTACCTATCACGTGAAGATTTGAGAAAGAATAATGAACTACTGCTTCAATATGTGGAAGATGGCGGACACCTTGTTGTACAGTACAATAAACCATGGGATAACTGGGATCCAGAACAAACACCGCCATACAACCTTGTGATTGGCCAGCCATCGATTCAGTGGCGAGTTACAGACGAAACAGCTGAAGTCGCTGTGCAAAAACCAAATCACCCACTATTTAATTATCCAAACTCCATTACAGAGAAGGATTGGTCCAATTGGATTCAAGAACGCGGTTTGTACTATCCAATGGAATGGGATGAGAGATTTGAAACGTTTGTCAGCATGGCTGATCCGAATGGAGAACATTATGAGGGCGGAATATTGATGGCAGATTACGGAGATGGAACCTACTTGTATACGAATCTTGTCTGGTATCGGCAAATTCAGAATCAGGTTCCGGGCGGCTATCGTATTTTTACCAATCTTGTGAGTTACCCATTGCATAACGAATAA
- the fabG gene encoding 3-oxoacyl-ACP reductase FabG, translated as MAGRFDNQVAFVTGGSRGIGKGIVERFADEGARVAIIDVNEEALSETKHELEGKGVEVFTQVANVIEFDEVKAAMAEAHERFGSIDILVNNAGVIRDNMLFKMTDSDWETVMDVHLKGSFNAARAAQTYMVENKYGRIINISSTSALGNRGQANYATAKAGLQGFTKTLAIELGKFGITVNAVAPGFIETEMTKETAARIGISFEDLVKASVDKIPAGRSGKPEDIANAVAFYADERSSFVNGQVLYVAGGPKD; from the coding sequence ATGGCAGGTAGATTTGATAACCAGGTAGCATTTGTAACAGGTGGAAGTCGTGGGATTGGAAAAGGAATTGTGGAGCGGTTTGCCGATGAAGGCGCCAGGGTAGCGATCATCGATGTAAACGAGGAAGCCCTTAGTGAGACGAAGCATGAACTCGAAGGAAAGGGCGTCGAGGTCTTCACGCAGGTGGCCAATGTGATAGAGTTTGACGAGGTGAAAGCTGCTATGGCAGAGGCTCATGAGCGATTCGGCTCGATTGATATTCTCGTTAATAATGCCGGGGTTATTCGTGACAATATGTTGTTTAAGATGACCGATTCGGACTGGGAGACTGTGATGGACGTGCATTTGAAGGGCTCATTTAATGCTGCACGGGCAGCTCAGACGTATATGGTCGAAAATAAATATGGAAGAATCATTAATATTTCCTCAACATCAGCTCTCGGCAACCGCGGTCAGGCTAACTATGCCACGGCTAAAGCTGGGCTGCAAGGGTTTACGAAAACGCTTGCGATTGAATTAGGCAAATTTGGGATCACTGTCAATGCGGTTGCTCCAGGGTTTATTGAAACGGAAATGACGAAGGAGACGGCTGCACGCATTGGCATTTCCTTTGAAGATTTGGTGAAAGCGAGTGTGGACAAAATCCCTGCTGGAAGAAGCGGTAAGCCTGAAGATATTGCGAATGCGGTTGCTTTTTATGCGGATGAAAGGTCTTCTTTTGTGAATGGTCAGGTTCTGTATGTAGCTGGGGGTCCAAAAGATTAA